A region of the Lycium barbarum isolate Lr01 chromosome 1, ASM1917538v2, whole genome shotgun sequence genome:
CGACCCATGGGGCTCTTGTCAAAATTTATTAAAAAAGGATTAGCCAAAAAAAGGGAAAGTTTCGTTAGTTTTGTTTGGTAATtaaacaaattataagaaaacaaacaaaaaaaattaatacttGGTAAGAGTGGAGTGGGTTAGGACATGATCCATTGTTTACTCCATGTTGACCCAGCCCATCTCAACCAAAGTCATTTTTGACCCGCTCTAATTCAACACAGCCCGCCCACTTGACACTCCTACATCATATTTAAATTTCATAGTtattgtgtatatgtgttggaTAAATTATGTCTTAGTTAATTTGCTTACTGTTTCCGGCCTTTTGTGTTTTCCTCGTGTTGACGTAAGTAATTGGAGCAAATATTAAGCTATATTCGCTAAATTAAGAGGGGGATCAGGGAGGAAAGAAGAAAACTGATCAACCTTCTCCTTTTCCTGGTCTTATGGGTCATATGTGTTGGTTTATACCTCTCTGaatctaagttactcggactcgggtgcgggtgtccgatacgggtgcggatctagatgtcggatccttcatgatctaaattttaagttTCGGGGATACGGATCCAGTTATGGATACGagtgcggggattcggctaaaaaaattcaaatatctaaaaacagagttataaaacctaaattatggaatattatgtggaaaacttgaggaaaaaatattgatcaagaggagAATCCCCAAAGGAGATAAAAGGAAACAGAGTGACATAGAAATTTTTATATACAcggtattccattttcttcaatttcaccttaGCTTTAGTTTTGATTAAAGAAATCATTGAATCTGTCTAGAATTTCTACgtcgattttggtcaaagtatccAAAATCGGTTGACTAGATCGGGTACAGATCCCACACCCACACGCACACCCATGTCgtgtcgacacgggtgcggcaccgaaaatgaagagtccgagtaacatggCTCTGAATTCAGTCTGTTATAAAAGCTAGGTTGATCAAGCCCTATATAATGACTGTATTTCTGGAGGAGACAGACTGTTATTAGGCCATTCTTTCCTCCCCGTCTCCCCCCGACCCAACAAATGATATTTAATTTGCATGACTACGTTTGTACATGAATAAATTCTCATTCTAATGATTAATTTGTTTTACTTATAAGTCCTTATTTTCAGTGCCAAGTTTTTGGTCCTTATTCTGTTGCCTGTATTAGATCATCCAATAGATTGTGTAGTTATTAAGTGCTCTTGcaaaaggaagaaagagagattgacAGAATTTTCTTTTTGTAGAGTCAACGTGATGCGCTGAAAGCTTTATATTCGGAGGAGAAAGCTGTACTTGAAGCTAAATATGAGAAGCTGCATGAATCATTGTACCCTAAGGTGAAAAGGATAACTCAACTTGTTCTGCATCTGCATGTGTCTTGACAACATATCTGCTCACCTAGCCACTCCCCAATCCCCACCCCAAAtatttaagaaaaagaaaaagacagATAGGGAAGTAGAGAAGGAAGAAATACTTCTATTTTGTGGAAGTTAGTAACCTTGCAGTTATTTTGACTCAACTTTCTTTGGATATCCATCCCGATTAATCATTTTCTGGTTTCTTTCGCAGAGATATGAAATTGTAAATGGTGTTGTTGAAGTGAAAGGTGTTGATTTAGCTCCTGTGGATCACAGTGATAATAAGGGGACAGGAGATGGTAAAACTGTGACATGCTCTTTCTTACATTCATACAGAATTAATAGCAGATGGGCTTTAATCTTGTTGTTGTGAACTTTTGGTACAGAAAAAGGTGTTCCCAACTTCTGGCTGACTGCATTGAAGTCCTTCGCAAAATACGAAGATGAGGTAAATGACCAAAGTGATCATTGTTTCCTGCAGTAATACATTGATGATTGAACTGACTGCAAATCACTCTGTTGTAGATCTACGTCTCAAAACGAGATAAAGAAGCTTTAAAATTCCTTAAGGATATCAAGTGGTGCAGGGTTGATCATCCAAAGGGTTTTAAGCTGGATTTCTTCTTTGATACAAATCCTTTTTTCAAGAATTCTGTATTGACAAAGACCTgtcacaaaagaataaataaggCTATGCCGAAAAACACAACAGGGTAAATTCTGCTGTCGTATTATTTTGGTTTGATATTTTGTGATCCTTTTTGTATTGGTTTGTTTGATGTGTGGGACTTGCAGGACGGATATTGAATGGTTTCCAGGAAAATGCTTGACAAAGAAGACCGTAAAATGCAATCCAGATAGGAGGTTAAAAAGTGCTAAAACCATGATCAGGCCAGTGGATTGTGAAAGTTTTTTCCATTTTTTCAAACCGCCACTGGTACCTAAACTTCGACTTTATTCATTTACTGTTAAATGTACTAACTTTTCATCTGCTGTCATAATTAAGCCGAATGTATTTCTGATAGGTTGGAGGACCCCAGTATCATATGCAAGAAGATGATTATGAAATTGGGTCTGTAGATCACTTCTTCTTTGCTTGGATTGTGCTTTTAGTGTCAATTCACTTTTATTTAGATCTTTGTCCTTTCAAATTCCACTTTTTACTATTGTTTGAATTAGAAGAGTAAATGTGATGTTATATTTTCTGCTTCCATTCGTAGCTCAACAATTCGGGACAAAATAATCCCTGATGCAGTGTTGTGGTTTACTGGTGAGGCTGAAGAGGATGACTCTATATATATGGAATTTGATATGGACGCATACGAGGATGCTATGCGATGGGAATGTGGTATGATTAGTAGACATGTAAAGGGGCGTGACTATATTGACGAAGACTATGGTGATATGTATATGGAATGTAATATTAGTAGACATGTAAAGGGGCATGACAATATTGAAgaagacgatgatgatgatgatgatgttgatgatgatgatgaagaagatgatAACGACTGTGACAGTGTGGATGATGAAGAAGATGAATATGCCTGTGATTATGATGgggtagaagaagaagaagaggagaagccTGAAAAGAAGGTGACATTTGTTTTGCCTGCTTCTACAAAGTGCTTCAACTAGTTTCCTTGCCATGCAGTTTTCTCTACCCTAAAAAATTGAAAAGAATTCTCTTCATTTTCTTTCAGATCTATTCTCCGGCGATTTCGATCTCCATTTTACCCTTCCCTCTCCTCCATTTTACTCTTCTAGAGTTTTTCCTTATTGCTTATCAATAACAAGAGGAGATggaactaaaaaggaaaaaaagggtATCATTTTTATTTTGGAATCTTCTGTGGAAGTCTAATCTTTGTTGTTCTAGAAGGTTCTGAGGATACTTATGGTGCAGGTTCAGGTGCAGCATCGGGGTTCAGTGGCGCAAGTAAATGGTGTGGCAGCAGCCACAGCTACTGGTGGCGCCACCTCCACAGCTGCTCCTGGTGGTGTTCAGAACCAGTTCAAGCCAATGTCTCTGTACGTAGGCGACTTAGACTTCAATGTGACTGATACACAGCTGTACGAGCTGTTTAACCAAGCGGGTCAGGTTGTTTCGGTTAGGCTTTGTAGGGACCTTTGCACTCGGAGATCCCTTGGTTATGGCTTCGTCAACTACAGCAACCCTCAGGATGCTGCAAAGGCAATGGAGATGTTGGACTACACACCTGTTAACGGAAAGTCCATTAGGGTGAAGCACTCTTACAGTGATCCCACTTTTCCTAAGAGTCGAACAGCAAATTTATTTGTCAGGAATTTGGACAGGTCAATTGACAGCAAAGCTTTACATGACACCTTTTCAAGCTTTGGTGACATTCTTTCTTGCAAGGTAGTTACTGACTCTAATGgccagtcaaagtgctatggttTTGTACAATTTGACAACGATGAATCTGCTCAAAGTGCCATAGATAAGTTAAATGGTGCACTCATCAATGATAGGCAAGTGTATGTTTCACATGCCCTTCACAAAGAGAAGAGTGGCAGAGCACAAGCTCGGTAAGGTCAATGGGGTGGTGAACGTCCTCCAGAGTGCAAGCAACAGTAGTTTGTGGTTGCACACTAGGCCAAAAGTTATGGGGAAGCACCAATATAATCTTGGAGCCCTTGGTTTATAAATTTACCTTTGCCTCATTTTTGTATGCTCAGTTTTCCTCTCCGTTTATTCCTTCTCCTATTATCCTCTTTAgtctt
Encoded here:
- the LOC132645541 gene encoding nucleosome assembly protein 1;4-like isoform X3 gives rise to the protein MSNNWDIYQSNLYPFTADAVASYAEYRAELELERKEKIRKLDGDPLTRLKKLSPRVRKHVEALRNLQGQPGALKALLSEEKAVLKAGYEKLHKSLDTKSQRDALKALYSEEKAVLEAKYEKLHESLYPKRYEIVNGVVEVKGVDLAPVDHSDNKGTGDEKGVPNFWLTALKSFAKYEDEIYVSKRDKEALKFLKDIKWCRVDHPKGFKLDFFFDTNPFFKNSVLTKTCHKRINKAMPKNTTGTDIEWFPGKCLTKKTVKCNPDRRLKSAKTMIRPVDCESFFHFFKPPLVGGPQYHMQEDDYEIGSTIRDKIIPDAVLWFTGEAEEDDSIYMEFDMDAYEDAMRWECGMISRHVKGRDYIDEDYGDMYMECNISRHVKGHDNIEEDDDDDDDVDDDDEEDDNDCDSVDDEEDEYACDYDGVEEEEEEKPEKKIYSPAISISILPFPLLHFTLLEFFLIAYQ
- the LOC132645541 gene encoding nucleosome assembly protein 1;2-like isoform X1, which codes for MSNNWDIYQSNLYPFTADAVASYAEYRAELELERKEKIRKLDGDPLTRLKKLSPRVRKHVEALRNLQGQPGALKALLSEEKAVLKAGYEKLHKSLDTKSQRDALKALYSEEKAVLEAKYEKLHESLYPKRYEIVNGVVEVKGVDLAPVDHSDNKGTGDEKGVPNFWLTALKSFAKYEDEIYVSKRDKEALKFLKDIKWCRVDHPKGFKLDFFFDTNPFFKNSVLTKTCHKRINKAMPKNTTGTDIEWFPGKCLTKKTVKCNPDRRLKSAKTMIRPVDCESFFHFFKPPLVGGPQYHMQEDDYEIGSTIRDKIIPDAVLWFTGEAEEDDSIYMEFDMDAYEDAMRWECGMISRHVKGRDYIDEDYGDMYMECNISRHVKGHDNIEEDDDDDDDVDDDDEEDDNDCDSVDDEEDEYACDYDGVEEEEEEKPEKKVQVQHRGSVAQVNGVAAATATGGATSTAAPGGVQNQFKPMSLYVGDLDFNVTDTQLYELFNQAGQVVSVRLCRDLCTRRSLGYGFVNYSNPQDAAKAMEMLDYTPVNGKSIRVKHSYSDPTFPKSRTANLFVRNLDRSIDSKALHDTFSSFGDILSCKVVTDSNGQSKCYGFVQFDNDESAQSAIDKLNGALINDRQVYVSHALHKEKSGRAQAR
- the LOC132645541 gene encoding nucleosome assembly protein 1;2-like isoform X2, with the translated sequence MIFNLHDYSQRDALKALYSEEKAVLEAKYEKLHESLYPKRYEIVNGVVEVKGVDLAPVDHSDNKGTGDEKGVPNFWLTALKSFAKYEDEIYVSKRDKEALKFLKDIKWCRVDHPKGFKLDFFFDTNPFFKNSVLTKTCHKRINKAMPKNTTGTDIEWFPGKCLTKKTVKCNPDRRLKSAKTMIRPVDCESFFHFFKPPLVGGPQYHMQEDDYEIGSTIRDKIIPDAVLWFTGEAEEDDSIYMEFDMDAYEDAMRWECGMISRHVKGRDYIDEDYGDMYMECNISRHVKGHDNIEEDDDDDDDVDDDDEEDDNDCDSVDDEEDEYACDYDGVEEEEEEKPEKKVQVQHRGSVAQVNGVAAATATGGATSTAAPGGVQNQFKPMSLYVGDLDFNVTDTQLYELFNQAGQVVSVRLCRDLCTRRSLGYGFVNYSNPQDAAKAMEMLDYTPVNGKSIRVKHSYSDPTFPKSRTANLFVRNLDRSIDSKALHDTFSSFGDILSCKVVTDSNGQSKCYGFVQFDNDESAQSAIDKLNGALINDRQVYVSHALHKEKSGRAQAR